Proteins encoded within one genomic window of Acidithiobacillus sp. AMEEHan:
- a CDS encoding EamA family transporter: MLISPLRVGHLEIPLWVPVTLFAAVMQTWRTGLQTRLKGILSVDAASFVRYLYALPLEFLGLLFLLWRFGGAPFAATDAPFLFFCLAGGVAQILGTLFLVRSFHSRGLVTGTAYAKTEAAQLVILTMLFLGAEIQILAVLGIVLALLGVLLLSGQGFSLLRRDFWRGLREPAARYGLAAALSFALAAIALRAASRHGDPHLPILALGLWLLLVTNTLQILLQGSWLLLRNRADLLASLREWRVAWPVGVLSALGSWAWFSGFALTQVALVRGLGQIDTLLVFFFGHRILRERLGRVEIIATLLIVLGALCIVAPDIHWQR, from the coding sequence ATGCTGATTTCTCCCTTGCGTGTTGGTCACCTCGAGATTCCCCTGTGGGTTCCCGTCACCCTCTTTGCGGCGGTCATGCAGACTTGGCGCACCGGCCTGCAAACTCGCCTGAAAGGGATTCTGAGCGTCGATGCCGCTAGCTTTGTGCGCTATTTGTATGCCTTGCCGCTGGAGTTTCTCGGACTGCTGTTTCTGCTGTGGCGTTTCGGTGGCGCACCTTTTGCCGCGACGGACGCCCCGTTTCTGTTCTTCTGCCTGGCAGGGGGAGTGGCGCAGATCCTCGGCACACTGTTTCTCGTCCGCTCTTTCCACAGCCGCGGATTGGTCACCGGAACCGCCTACGCCAAGACCGAAGCAGCGCAACTGGTCATTCTTACGATGCTCTTCCTCGGCGCCGAGATCCAGATCCTGGCGGTGCTCGGTATCGTTTTGGCGTTGCTCGGCGTACTGCTGCTGTCTGGACAGGGATTTTCTCTACTACGGCGCGACTTTTGGCGCGGCTTGCGCGAACCCGCAGCCCGCTATGGACTGGCGGCGGCACTTTCTTTTGCTCTGGCCGCCATCGCCCTGCGCGCCGCCAGCCGGCACGGCGATCCGCATCTGCCCATCCTGGCTCTGGGACTGTGGCTGCTGCTGGTCACCAATACCCTACAAATCCTGTTGCAGGGATCCTGGCTCTTGCTCCGCAACCGCGCGGATCTACTTGCCAGCCTGCGTGAATGGCGCGTTGCCTGGCCGGTTGGTGTGCTCTCGGCACTGGGCTCCTGGGCCTGGTTCAGTGGTTTTGCATTGACGCAGGTCGCCCTGGTACGCGGCCTGGGGCAGATAGATACGCTGCTCGTCTTTTTCTTTGGCCATCGGATCCTGCGAGAGCGTCTGGGTCGCGTGGAGATCATCGCCACCCTTTTGATCGTTCTTGGAGCATTGTGTATCGTCGCGCCCGACATTCACTGGCAGCGTTGA
- a CDS encoding DUF6691 family protein: MSFSVLGTLPLWQRLGTCRYCPGPALASSATPKGKVMLFVAMIVGMFTHKLLKNGGFVSPLSTCPARS, encoded by the coding sequence TTGAGCTTTTCGGTGCTTGGGACCCTTCCTCTTTGGCAGCGCCTGGGGACTTGCCGGTACTGCCCCGGCCCGGCGCTGGCATCCTCGGCCACCCCGAAAGGCAAAGTCATGCTGTTCGTCGCCATGATCGTCGGGATGTTTACCCACAAGCTTTTGAAAAATGGCGGCTTCGTCAGTCCGCTTTCGACCTGTCCCGCCAGGTCGTGA
- a CDS encoding MBL fold metallo-hydrolase has product MTEVAIKTFFDSTTGTFTHVVHDPATRKAAIIDPVWDYDPKSGRTTECSLRSVVDHIASEDLRPEWVLETHVHADHLSAGNLLRERYGCKIGIGAAIRQVQETFKKIFHPEEGFQTDGSQFDRTFADGDAFSIGNVQVSVLHVPGHTPADSAYVIGKHVFVGDTIFAPDVGTARCDFPNGNAHTLYRSIQRLLSMPEDTVLHLCHDYPPEGREPRAEWTVAEERAGNIHVHDGVSEEDFVKMRTERDATLAMPVLILPSVQINMRAGALPPAEANGVSYLKIPVNLL; this is encoded by the coding sequence ATGACGGAAGTGGCAATCAAGACCTTTTTCGATTCCACCACGGGAACCTTCACCCATGTGGTTCATGATCCGGCCACCCGCAAGGCGGCCATCATCGATCCCGTGTGGGACTATGATCCGAAGTCCGGGCGCACGACGGAGTGTTCTCTACGATCCGTTGTCGACCACATTGCCTCGGAGGACTTGCGGCCGGAGTGGGTGCTCGAGACGCACGTCCATGCCGATCACCTGTCCGCCGGTAATTTGCTGCGGGAACGCTATGGATGCAAGATCGGGATTGGCGCGGCCATCCGGCAGGTACAGGAGACTTTCAAGAAGATCTTTCATCCCGAAGAAGGCTTCCAAACCGATGGTTCGCAGTTCGATCGGACCTTTGCGGATGGCGATGCCTTTTCCATCGGCAACGTGCAGGTCTCTGTGCTGCATGTCCCTGGCCATACTCCGGCCGACAGTGCTTATGTGATCGGGAAACACGTCTTTGTAGGTGATACCATCTTCGCCCCGGACGTGGGTACGGCGCGTTGTGATTTCCCCAACGGAAATGCACACACTTTATATCGATCCATCCAGCGCTTGCTCAGTATGCCGGAGGATACCGTCCTCCATCTCTGTCACGATTATCCGCCGGAGGGGCGCGAACCGCGTGCGGAGTGGACCGTGGCCGAAGAGCGTGCCGGTAATATTCATGTGCACGACGGCGTCAGCGAAGAAGATTTCGTCAAAATGCGTACCGAGCGGGATGCGACCTTGGCCATGCCCGTACTGATTCTTCCTTCGGTACAGATAAATATGCGTGCCGGGGCCTTGCCGCCAGCGGAGGCCAATGGCGTCAGTTATCTGAAAATTCCTGTGAACCTGCTCTAG
- the sppA gene encoding signal peptide peptidase SppA codes for MRRLLLPFLWLGKVLHWLRLTVLNLLTLAILILIIVAIVQHFSHPQIHVAKNSVLWVEPRGSLVYSKSNSWQDRLLQKIHPTQEHVLLRHLVASIDHAAKDPNIRVLALDLREFGGGSLTQLLDVAHALQRFRAQGKLIYAYAPEYSTGSYVLAAQANEVFLPELGMALITPFSSDSLYFKGLLDKIGVDVYAFRQGKYKSAVEPLTRTDMSPAAQEENRAWLATWWQSYTSAVDQGRGFSADTLQNYASHLPELLQKSQGNAAQLALKQKLITQIGDREDFRDAIAKAVGQKPKKLQRIGWQRYYASFAAQRPERGPEIAVVPIDGMLVPGDIEQPGVVAAEATVRQLDRLRHEPQVKAVILQVNSPGGDVNAANAIRRAIERLRRAGKPVVVSMGTLGASGAYWLSTAADRIYAEPTTIAADIGVFVLVPNFSGLLQKIGVGYSGVSSIPHSPSLSPYAPLGKPEQKALQAVVDHLYTHFVGLVAKARHLPFAQAEKDAQGRAWSGVDAKRLGLVDGLGGMAEAEQAVAQLAHLRSGHYHLVYLPRPESESSFAQLRSWALASFGFSLPLGSGGEALTQAQLLLQYSRPYGIFAYLPVNPRLS; via the coding sequence ATGCGCCGCCTGCTCCTACCGTTTCTGTGGCTGGGCAAGGTCCTCCACTGGCTGCGTCTCACGGTCCTCAATCTGCTGACCCTGGCCATTCTGATCCTGATCATCGTCGCCATCGTTCAGCATTTCTCCCACCCACAGATTCACGTCGCCAAAAATTCCGTTCTCTGGGTCGAACCACGGGGGAGCCTGGTCTACAGCAAAAGCAACTCCTGGCAGGACCGCTTACTGCAAAAGATCCACCCCACCCAAGAGCATGTTCTGCTGCGGCATCTGGTCGCCAGCATCGATCACGCGGCCAAAGATCCGAATATCAGGGTTCTGGCGCTTGACCTGCGGGAATTCGGCGGCGGCAGTCTAACACAGCTGCTGGATGTCGCCCATGCCTTGCAGCGTTTCCGCGCACAGGGCAAGCTCATTTACGCCTATGCCCCGGAATATTCTACTGGCAGCTATGTGCTTGCCGCACAAGCCAACGAGGTATTTCTGCCGGAATTGGGCATGGCCCTGATCACCCCCTTCTCCAGCGATTCCCTCTATTTTAAAGGCCTGCTGGACAAAATCGGGGTCGATGTCTACGCCTTCCGGCAAGGTAAATACAAATCTGCGGTGGAGCCTTTGACCCGCACGGACATGTCACCGGCGGCGCAGGAGGAAAACCGTGCCTGGCTGGCGACCTGGTGGCAATCCTACACGAGCGCGGTGGATCAAGGGCGCGGCTTCTCCGCAGACACCCTGCAGAATTACGCCTCGCATCTTCCCGAATTATTGCAGAAATCTCAGGGCAACGCCGCGCAGTTGGCGCTTAAGCAAAAGCTCATCACGCAGATTGGTGACCGGGAGGACTTTCGCGACGCCATTGCCAAGGCGGTGGGCCAAAAACCGAAGAAGCTCCAGCGCATCGGCTGGCAGCGCTATTATGCAAGCTTTGCCGCGCAACGCCCGGAGCGTGGGCCAGAGATCGCTGTGGTACCCATCGACGGCATGCTGGTGCCAGGCGACATCGAACAGCCTGGGGTGGTTGCCGCCGAAGCGACAGTGCGCCAGCTCGACCGGCTGCGCCATGAGCCGCAAGTCAAGGCCGTCATCCTGCAGGTCAACAGCCCCGGTGGCGATGTCAATGCGGCCAACGCCATCCGTCGCGCCATCGAGCGTTTGCGCCGGGCGGGCAAGCCCGTCGTGGTGAGCATGGGTACCCTCGGAGCTTCCGGGGCCTATTGGCTATCCACCGCCGCCGATCGCATCTATGCCGAGCCAACCACTATCGCCGCCGATATTGGTGTCTTCGTGCTCGTCCCGAACTTTTCCGGCCTGCTGCAAAAGATCGGCGTAGGCTATTCCGGCGTCAGCAGTATCCCCCATAGCCCCTCACTGTCCCCCTACGCGCCCCTCGGTAAACCCGAACAGAAGGCCCTGCAGGCCGTGGTCGACCATCTTTACACCCACTTTGTCGGGCTGGTAGCGAAGGCTCGCCATCTGCCCTTCGCGCAAGCTGAGAAAGACGCACAAGGCCGGGCCTGGAGTGGTGTGGACGCCAAACGTCTGGGGCTGGTGGATGGCCTGGGGGGAATGGCGGAGGCGGAACAGGCCGTTGCCCAACTGGCACATCTGCGGAGTGGCCATTACCACCTGGTCTATCTGCCGCGTCCCGAGAGCGAATCCTCTTTTGCCCAACTCCGCTCCTGGGCACTGGCGAGCTTCGGGTTTTCCTTACCTTTGGGGAGCGGCGGCGAGGCACTGACCCAGGCACAATTGCTTTTGCAATATTCGCGCCCCTACGGGATATTCGCCTACCTGCCCGTCAATCCGAGGCTTTCCTGA
- a CDS encoding YtxH domain-containing protein has translation MDYDTDNGLSYAALGAALAAGALAGAAAALLFAPQSGERTREQLRQQANRAWDRMAASRERINERVEELLDTIAIYSEELVEKGKDITEKERQRLNDGIALARRELDRLRRKLSRLD, from the coding sequence ATGGATTACGATACAGACAATGGTTTGAGCTATGCCGCGTTGGGTGCGGCCCTCGCTGCTGGCGCCCTGGCGGGCGCCGCGGCGGCGCTACTCTTTGCTCCGCAAAGCGGCGAGCGTACCCGCGAGCAGTTGCGCCAGCAGGCCAACCGGGCCTGGGACCGGATGGCGGCATCGCGTGAGCGTATCAACGAGCGCGTCGAAGAATTGCTCGATACCATCGCCATCTACAGCGAGGAGCTGGTAGAAAAAGGCAAGGATATCACGGAGAAAGAGCGGCAGCGGCTGAACGACGGCATCGCCCTCGCCCGCCGAGAACTCGATCGCCTGCGGCGCAAGCTTTCCCGTCTTGATTGA
- a CDS encoding alpha-D-glucose phosphate-specific phosphoglucomutase, protein MEITTVKTQAFADQRPGTSGLRKKVKVFQQAHYLENFVQAVFDAIPDRAGKTLVLGGDGRYHNREAIQTIIKMAVANDWGELLIGRKGLFSTPAVSHVIRHYRARGGLILSASHNPAGPEHDFGIKFNGENGGPASESLTEQIWAGSKVISSYRIAQIEDIDLDREQELQLGSTRIRVIDPVRDYADLMEKIFDFPALSRLLQGSFRMRFDALHAITGPYAREILEQRLGAPTGTVQNAIPLPDFGGGHPDPNLVYAKPLADLMFSEQSPDFGAASDGDGDRNMILGRGIFVTPSDSLAVLTAQARCIPAYGNGLHGVARSMPTSQAADVVAEALGIEHFETPTGWKFFGNLLDAGRITFCGEESFGTGSDHVREKDGLWAVLAWLSVLAHSGQSVREILDAHWQRFGRHYYTRHDYEELPSEAAEKMLEGLRSQLPVLPGQQLAGREIHAADDFSYTDPIDGSVSEHQGLRILFADGARLIFRLSGTGTAGATLRIYHEAYETNCEQLHRDPQRYLAPLITLGKDLTRLESLSGRKAPTVIT, encoded by the coding sequence ATGGAAATCACCACGGTCAAAACGCAAGCTTTTGCCGATCAACGGCCTGGTACTTCCGGCCTGCGTAAAAAGGTAAAGGTGTTTCAGCAGGCGCATTACCTGGAAAACTTTGTCCAGGCCGTCTTTGATGCCATTCCCGATCGCGCGGGCAAGACTCTGGTCCTTGGCGGCGACGGTCGCTACCATAACCGCGAAGCCATCCAGACCATCATCAAAATGGCGGTCGCCAATGACTGGGGAGAACTGCTCATTGGCCGCAAGGGACTCTTTTCCACTCCTGCCGTTTCTCATGTGATCCGCCATTACCGGGCACGTGGCGGACTCATCCTCAGTGCCTCTCATAATCCCGCCGGTCCCGAACACGATTTTGGCATCAAGTTCAATGGCGAGAATGGTGGTCCGGCCAGCGAATCCCTGACCGAACAGATTTGGGCCGGGAGCAAGGTCATCAGCAGCTACCGCATTGCACAGATTGAGGACATCGATCTCGATCGCGAGCAGGAATTGCAGCTGGGCAGCACGCGCATCCGCGTCATCGATCCGGTCCGCGACTATGCCGATCTGATGGAGAAGATTTTTGATTTTCCCGCCTTGTCCCGGCTACTGCAGGGCTCCTTTCGCATGCGCTTCGATGCCTTGCATGCCATCACCGGCCCCTATGCGCGGGAAATTCTGGAACAACGCTTGGGCGCGCCCACCGGTACCGTACAAAATGCCATCCCCCTGCCCGATTTTGGTGGGGGTCACCCGGATCCCAATCTGGTCTATGCCAAGCCGCTTGCGGATCTGATGTTTTCCGAGCAGTCCCCGGACTTCGGCGCCGCTTCCGATGGCGATGGCGACCGCAACATGATCCTGGGGCGCGGCATCTTTGTGACCCCGAGCGACTCCCTGGCGGTGCTGACCGCCCAGGCGCGCTGCATTCCTGCCTATGGCAACGGTCTGCATGGTGTGGCACGCTCCATGCCCACCAGCCAGGCTGCCGATGTGGTGGCCGAAGCCTTGGGTATCGAACACTTCGAGACTCCCACGGGCTGGAAATTTTTTGGCAACCTTCTCGACGCCGGTCGCATCACCTTCTGCGGGGAAGAGAGTTTTGGTACGGGCTCTGACCATGTGCGGGAAAAGGACGGCCTGTGGGCGGTACTGGCATGGCTTTCCGTACTAGCCCACAGCGGCCAGTCCGTGCGCGAGATACTAGATGCCCACTGGCAGCGCTTTGGTCGCCATTATTATACCCGGCATGATTACGAAGAGTTACCGAGCGAGGCGGCGGAAAAGATGTTGGAAGGATTACGGTCGCAACTGCCGGTATTGCCCGGACAACAGCTGGCGGGCCGCGAAATACATGCGGCGGACGATTTCTCCTACACCGATCCCATCGACGGCAGCGTCAGCGAGCATCAAGGCTTGCGTATTCTTTTTGCCGACGGCGCCCGCCTGATCTTCCGGCTATCGGGAACCGGCACCGCGGGAGCGACCCTGCGGATTTATCACGAGGCATACGAAACCAATTGCGAGCAATTGCATCGCGATCCACAGCGCTATCTGGCTCCTTTGATAACGCTCGGAAAAGATCTGACTCGCCTGGAAAGCCTTTCCGGCCGCAAGGCCCCCACGGTTATCACGTAA
- a CDS encoding diiron oxygenase, with translation MAVVQRHHDVLIQRLSRHSANYRDPLEEIPWDTLDPEQAWLPDPLLSLYGLPEFDALRAEERIRLSQVEFVSFCELGLWLEALFIQRLGSHSLQHLYGDTHSYCYQLHELREEVGHSLMFLELQQRAQLPFLTPPSQRPRLATLFARLAPEGSAAFWATIFIGENVPDQMSRQILSDKMLPPAVLAINQLHRREEARHMAFARITVQRRSRRLSGLQRRLLSPLLREVMRQFLYTAFFPVPAVYAAAGLDSAARLARLARQNPQRIALMQSCAEPSREFLRSQGFFV, from the coding sequence ATGGCGGTTGTTCAGCGTCATCACGACGTTCTCATTCAGCGTCTCAGTCGGCACAGCGCAAACTATCGTGATCCGCTCGAGGAGATCCCGTGGGATACCCTGGATCCGGAGCAAGCTTGGTTGCCTGATCCCCTCCTTTCCTTATACGGGCTGCCAGAGTTCGACGCCCTCCGTGCTGAGGAGCGGATTCGTCTGTCGCAAGTCGAGTTTGTCTCCTTCTGTGAGCTGGGTCTGTGGCTGGAAGCGCTCTTCATTCAACGGCTGGGCAGCCATTCGCTGCAGCACCTGTACGGCGACACACACAGTTATTGTTACCAACTCCACGAACTGCGCGAGGAAGTCGGGCACAGTTTGATGTTCCTCGAGCTGCAACAGCGGGCACAACTCCCTTTCCTGACCCCACCGAGTCAGCGCCCACGCTTGGCCACCCTGTTCGCCCGCTTGGCGCCCGAGGGCTCGGCGGCTTTTTGGGCAACGATTTTCATTGGTGAAAATGTCCCCGACCAGATGAGTCGGCAAATCCTCAGCGACAAGATGCTGCCGCCGGCGGTTTTAGCGATCAACCAGCTCCATCGGCGGGAAGAAGCCAGGCACATGGCCTTCGCGAGAATTACCGTGCAACGGCGCAGTCGTCGCCTGAGCGGTTTACAGCGACGCCTCCTCAGCCCTTTACTGCGCGAGGTGATGCGCCAATTTTTGTACACCGCGTTTTTCCCGGTGCCGGCGGTATATGCTGCGGCAGGATTGGACTCAGCAGCGCGCCTGGCACGCTTGGCGCGGCAAAACCCACAGCGGATAGCGTTGATGCAGAGCTGCGCAGAGCCGAGCCGCGAATTTCTCCGTAGCCAAGGATTTTTTGTATGA
- the ffh gene encoding signal recognition particle protein — translation MFESLSQRLNQSFKALRGQARLSEDNIRDALRDVRMALLEADVALPVVKDFVAEVRQKALGEEVLRSLSPGQVFIKIVNDELTRLMGSHNDRLDLQARPPVVILMAGLQGSGKTTTSAKLALWLQEREKKRVLMVSTDVYRPAAMEQLASLGRDIAVEVFPSHPSQAPVQIARDALDAARRQVYDVLIVDTAGRLHVDEEMMREARDLAAAVQPTELLFVVDAMTGQDAVNTAKAFDSALPLTGVILTKADGDARGGAALSIRAITGKPIKFLGVGEKVRKGLEAFHPERMASRILGMGDIVSLVEQVQQDVDLEQAQRMTDKLRKGKGFDLEDFREQLRQVERMGGLTSILEKLPGMNEIPSEAQGVLQDKKPMRRLEAIINSMTMEERRHPEIIKASRRRRIAAGSGTTVAEVNKLLKQFEMMQKMFKKMGKGGKGLGRLLGMNPRNLMKGGLPFQ, via the coding sequence ATGTTCGAATCCCTCAGCCAACGTCTCAACCAGAGTTTCAAGGCCTTGCGTGGCCAGGCCCGTCTTAGCGAAGACAACATCCGCGATGCCTTGCGTGATGTACGTATGGCTTTGCTCGAGGCGGACGTCGCACTCCCTGTGGTCAAGGATTTCGTTGCCGAAGTGCGGCAGAAGGCCCTTGGCGAAGAAGTGCTGCGCAGCCTGAGCCCCGGCCAGGTCTTCATCAAGATCGTCAACGACGAGCTGACGCGTCTGATGGGTTCTCATAACGACCGGCTTGATTTGCAGGCGCGGCCGCCGGTGGTGATCCTCATGGCCGGACTGCAGGGCTCCGGGAAAACGACGACCAGCGCCAAACTCGCCCTCTGGCTCCAGGAACGGGAAAAGAAGCGGGTGTTGATGGTCAGTACCGACGTCTATCGGCCGGCGGCGATGGAGCAGCTCGCCAGTCTCGGACGTGACATCGCCGTCGAGGTATTTCCTAGCCACCCCAGCCAGGCGCCGGTGCAGATCGCCCGTGATGCTCTCGATGCGGCGCGCCGACAGGTGTACGACGTGCTGATTGTCGATACCGCCGGACGTCTGCACGTCGATGAGGAGATGATGCGCGAGGCTCGCGACCTCGCCGCCGCGGTGCAGCCGACGGAACTGCTCTTTGTCGTCGATGCCATGACCGGCCAGGACGCGGTCAATACCGCCAAGGCCTTTGACAGTGCTCTACCGCTGACCGGGGTGATCCTGACCAAGGCCGATGGCGATGCGCGCGGTGGCGCGGCCCTGTCCATTCGCGCCATCACCGGCAAACCCATCAAGTTCCTCGGCGTGGGCGAGAAGGTGCGCAAGGGACTGGAGGCCTTCCACCCGGAGCGGATGGCCTCGCGGATTCTCGGCATGGGCGACATCGTCAGCCTGGTGGAGCAGGTACAGCAAGATGTCGACTTGGAGCAGGCGCAGCGGATGACCGACAAGCTGCGCAAGGGTAAGGGCTTTGATCTCGAGGATTTCCGCGAACAATTGCGCCAGGTGGAGCGCATGGGCGGGTTGACCAGCATTCTCGAGAAACTACCGGGGATGAACGAAATCCCCAGCGAAGCGCAGGGGGTCTTGCAGGATAAGAAGCCGATGCGGCGCCTGGAGGCGATCATCAACTCCATGACTATGGAGGAACGGCGCCACCCGGAAATCATCAAGGCCTCTCGCCGCCGCCGCATTGCCGCAGGCTCCGGCACGACTGTCGCCGAGGTCAACAAGCTGCTCAAGCAGTTTGAGATGATGCAGAAGATGTTCAAAAAGATGGGCAAGGGGGGCAAGGGCCTGGGACGCTTGCTGGGGATGAATCCGCGCAATCTGATGAAAGGCGGTCTGCCCTTTCAATAA
- the rpsP gene encoding 30S ribosomal protein S16, protein MVVIRMARGGAKKRPFYHIVVADSRARRDGRFIERLGFYNPVSNPSELRLDKERAAYWLAQGAQPSDTVARFLKAEGVSKTGVNAA, encoded by the coding sequence ATGGTAGTGATTCGGATGGCTCGGGGTGGCGCCAAGAAGCGGCCCTTCTACCACATCGTGGTGGCGGATAGTCGGGCACGGCGTGACGGACGCTTCATTGAGCGTTTGGGCTTTTACAACCCCGTCAGTAATCCGTCGGAGCTGCGGCTCGACAAGGAACGTGCTGCTTACTGGTTGGCCCAGGGGGCGCAGCCTTCGGACACCGTGGCGCGTTTCCTCAAGGCCGAGGGCGTGAGCAAGACAGGTGTCAACGCCGCCTGA
- the rimM gene encoding ribosome maturation factor RimM (Essential for efficient processing of 16S rRNA), producing MSTPPESAEWVPLGRISGLYGVRGAVKVFSYTEERDGILDHPRWYLGAAHRPVDVLSGGVQAGAVIALLQGVGDREAARALIGQEITVPAEALPPLPEGEYYWRELIGMQVINRAGQRLGQVQGLLETGANDVLVVQSEPSGEILIPWTADVQVDAAQRRMVVDWEKDW from the coding sequence GTGTCAACGCCGCCTGAAAGCGCGGAATGGGTGCCTCTGGGGCGGATTTCCGGCCTCTATGGTGTCCGCGGCGCTGTCAAGGTCTTTTCCTATACTGAGGAACGTGACGGCATCCTCGACCATCCGCGTTGGTATCTGGGTGCCGCGCATCGGCCCGTCGACGTCCTCTCCGGTGGGGTGCAGGCGGGCGCAGTGATTGCCCTGCTGCAGGGGGTCGGTGATCGCGAGGCCGCCCGGGCATTGATTGGGCAAGAAATTACCGTTCCTGCCGAGGCGCTGCCGCCGCTGCCGGAAGGGGAGTACTACTGGCGTGAGCTGATTGGTATGCAGGTCATCAATCGTGCGGGGCAACGGCTAGGGCAGGTGCAAGGTCTTTTGGAGACTGGCGCCAATGATGTTCTCGTCGTGCAGAGCGAGCCAAGTGGCGAAATTCTGATTCCGTGGACAGCGGACGTACAGGTGGACGCGGCGCAACGGCGTATGGTGGTGGACTGGGAGAAAGATTGGTGA
- the trmD gene encoding tRNA (guanosine(37)-N1)-methyltransferase TrmD encodes MRFDVISIFPELIEGYFQAGVLARGRQRGLLALQVWNPRDFSDLPHQRVDDRPFGGGPGMLMMAPPLLAAIAAARRENPEAPVAYLSPQGQPLRQADCQRFSRRAGMVLLAGRYEGIDERVMAQVDEEWSLGDYVLAGGELPALVLMEATARLLPGFLGHEASAQEDSFAAADLLDCPHYTRPEQWDGVGVPEVLLSGDHARVARWRRGQSLLRTKTRRPDLWAQRQLSVADIRCLQEAESADESGRM; translated from the coding sequence ATGCGTTTTGATGTCATCAGTATCTTTCCCGAGTTGATCGAAGGATATTTCCAGGCGGGAGTTTTGGCCCGCGGTCGGCAGCGCGGCCTGCTCGCATTGCAGGTCTGGAATCCCCGGGATTTCAGCGATCTGCCGCATCAGCGGGTGGATGACCGGCCCTTTGGCGGTGGCCCGGGGATGCTGATGATGGCGCCGCCGCTGTTGGCGGCCATCGCTGCGGCGCGCCGGGAAAATCCAGAGGCGCCGGTGGCATATCTATCGCCCCAGGGGCAGCCCCTGCGGCAGGCGGATTGCCAGCGCTTCAGCCGCCGTGCGGGGATGGTTCTCCTTGCCGGGCGCTATGAGGGTATCGACGAGCGTGTCATGGCACAGGTCGATGAGGAGTGGTCGCTGGGAGATTACGTCCTCGCCGGCGGAGAGTTGCCGGCGCTGGTGTTGATGGAGGCAACGGCGCGACTCCTGCCCGGTTTCCTCGGTCATGAGGCATCGGCGCAGGAGGACAGCTTTGCGGCGGCGGACCTGTTGGATTGTCCGCATTACACCCGACCGGAGCAATGGGATGGGGTGGGGGTGCCAGAGGTTTTGTTGTCGGGTGATCATGCGCGAGTCGCACGCTGGCGCCGGGGACAGTCGTTGTTGCGAACCAAGACGCGGCGCCCGGACCTCTGGGCGCAACGTCAGTTGTCGGTCGCGGATATACGTTGTCTGCAGGAAGCAGAGAGCGCGGATGAAAGTGGCAGGATGTAA
- the rplS gene encoding 50S ribosomal protein L19 codes for MNIIDEINQAEAKNEIPDFIAGDTVAVHVRVKEGERERIQVFEGLCIARRNRGAHSSFTVRKISSGEGVERVFPMHSPLVAKVEVKRRGDVRRAKLYYLRDLSGKAARIREKLG; via the coding sequence GTGAATATCATTGATGAAATCAATCAGGCAGAGGCCAAGAACGAGATCCCCGACTTCATCGCCGGTGACACCGTGGCGGTGCATGTTCGCGTGAAGGAAGGCGAGCGTGAGCGTATCCAGGTATTCGAGGGTCTGTGTATTGCCCGGCGTAACCGCGGGGCCCACTCGTCCTTCACGGTGCGCAAGATCTCCAGTGGCGAAGGCGTTGAGCGCGTTTTCCCGATGCACTCGCCACTGGTCGCCAAAGTAGAGGTGAAGCGTCGCGGCGATGTCCGGCGTGCCAAGCTCTACTATCTGCGCGATCTCTCCGGTAAGGCTGCGCGCATCCGCGAAAAGCTCGGCTGA
- a CDS encoding methylated-DNA--[protein]-cysteine S-methyltransferase, protein MDSSSGFSAPAPGIVSRWRHSVAPIGTLTLEFCDAALIGLSPVLGQAEELPDLRADHPVAQALAAYAAADFQEYERCCRLLLLRVTGTPFQRQVWRALQEIPLGQVCSYGDLARRLQNAPRAVGQACRRNPVAILIPCHRVLAKDSLGGYAGERKGAALAYKELLLRHEGVGNAHA, encoded by the coding sequence ATGGATTCATCCTCTGGTTTTTCTGCGCCTGCACCCGGAATCGTAAGCCGTTGGCGCCACAGCGTCGCGCCGATCGGCACGCTGACTCTGGAATTTTGTGACGCTGCATTGATAGGCCTGAGTCCCGTTCTCGGACAGGCCGAGGAATTGCCCGATCTCCGCGCCGATCACCCGGTCGCCCAGGCGCTGGCCGCCTATGCAGCAGCCGACTTCCAGGAGTATGAGCGATGCTGCCGCCTCCTGCTGTTGCGGGTAACGGGAACGCCCTTTCAGCGACAGGTTTGGCGCGCCCTGCAAGAGATTCCTCTGGGTCAGGTCTGCAGCTACGGCGACCTCGCTCGCCGTTTGCAGAACGCGCCCCGCGCGGTTGGGCAGGCATGCCGCCGCAATCCCGTTGCCATCCTCATCCCCTGTCATCGAGTACTCGCCAAGGACAGTCTCGGCGGCTATGCGGGCGAACGAAAGGGGGCAGCGCTGGCCTACAAGGAACTTCTTCTCCGGCATGAGGGGGTGGGGAATGCGCATGCCTAA